Proteins from a genomic interval of Rickettsia sp. Oklahoma-10:
- the secB gene encoding protein-export chaperone SecB gives MSTINTNTNEAMPHISVNAQYIKDLSLENPSAPSSLAALDQRPQIDLSLDINITNLSEENFYEVELNIEAIARNAKYKLFQIELKYAGVFNLINIDSKQHPILLSVHCPAMIFPFARKIIASCTQDAGFQPLMIDPIDFGALYHKKMSAHQN, from the coding sequence ATGAGCACAATAAATACCAATACAAATGAGGCAATGCCTCATATTTCCGTTAATGCACAATATATAAAAGATTTATCTCTTGAGAACCCTTCCGCCCCATCTTCTCTTGCAGCTTTGGATCAACGCCCTCAAATTGATTTATCTTTAGATATAAATATTACTAATTTATCGGAAGAAAATTTCTATGAAGTAGAGTTAAATATTGAAGCAATTGCAAGAAATGCAAAATATAAATTATTTCAGATAGAATTAAAATATGCTGGAGTATTTAATTTAATTAATATTGATTCTAAACAACATCCGATTTTATTATCCGTTCATTGTCCGGCAATGATATTTCCATTTGCTAGAAAAATTATAGCTAGTTGTACTCAAGATGCAGGATTCCAGCCTTTAATGATTGATCCTATAGATTTTGGTGCCTTATATCATAAGAAAATGTCAGCGCATCAAAACTAA
- the ctrA gene encoding response regulator transcription factor CtrA has protein sequence MRVLLIEDKPEMANLIELALASEGIVCDKASVGVEDLRLAKVSGYDLVILDLMLPDINSFEILLRLRAAKIKTPILILSSLTDTDQKITGFSFGADDYLTKPFVREELIARIKAIVRRSKGHATSVFRFDKVSVNLDTRSVEVDGKKVHLTNKEYAVLELLILRRGAILTKEMFLNHLYSSVDEPAMKIIDVFICKLRKKLSDAAGGRDYIDTVWGRGYMLKEYDELQQKEILAQGA, from the coding sequence ATGAGAGTTTTGTTAATTGAAGACAAGCCAGAAATGGCTAACTTAATTGAGCTAGCTTTAGCTTCAGAGGGTATAGTTTGTGATAAAGCTTCAGTTGGTGTAGAAGATTTAAGGCTTGCTAAAGTCAGTGGTTATGATCTAGTGATTTTAGATCTTATGTTACCTGATATTAATAGTTTTGAGATCTTACTAAGATTGCGTGCTGCAAAAATCAAAACCCCAATCTTAATTCTATCAAGTTTAACAGATACAGATCAAAAAATTACTGGTTTCTCTTTTGGAGCCGATGATTATCTAACCAAGCCGTTTGTAAGAGAGGAATTAATTGCTAGAATTAAAGCTATAGTGAGACGTTCTAAGGGGCATGCAACATCAGTATTTAGATTTGATAAGGTTAGTGTAAACCTAGATACTAGAAGTGTAGAAGTGGACGGCAAAAAAGTACATTTAACTAACAAAGAATATGCTGTTTTAGAGCTATTAATACTTCGAAGAGGAGCTATTTTAACTAAAGAAATGTTCTTAAATCACTTATATAGTAGTGTTGACGAACCGGCAATGAAAATTATTGATGTATTTATTTGTAAGCTTCGTAAAAAGTTAAGTGATGCTGCTGGTGGTAGAGATTATATCGATACAGTATGGGGACGCGGTTATATGCTAAAAGAATATGATGAATTACAACAAAAAGAAATTTTAGCACAAGGAGCATAA
- the queF gene encoding NADPH-dependent 7-cyano-7-deazaguanine reductase QueF (Catalyzes the NADPH-dependent reduction of 7-cyano-7-deazaguanine (preQ0) to 7-aminomethyl-7-deazaguanine (preQ1) in queuosine biosynthesis), with amino-acid sequence MPLSASLLGKKSTYKDSYDATLLFKIPRINNRNKLGINSNNLPFYGVDIWNTYELSCLNKNGKPWVGVGTFYIPTDSENIVESKSFKLYLNSFNNFVVESIEELERIILQDLSNVTHAKVTGKIFPINTKIEFGIPSGKNIDYLDIECNNYGPPDNSLIEYEDVLVEEEINSNLLKSNCLVTGQPDWGTIVIKYQGKKLKHDAFLKYLISFRNCNEFAEQCAERIFTDIKNTINPDFLSIYIVYTRRGGVDICPYRSLDQNYNLPSDTRLIRQ; translated from the coding sequence ATGCCGTTATCTGCTTCTTTACTTGGTAAAAAAAGTACTTATAAAGATAGTTACGATGCAACTTTATTATTTAAAATTCCACGTATAAATAATCGAAACAAACTTGGAATAAATAGTAATAATCTTCCGTTTTATGGTGTAGATATTTGGAATACATATGAATTATCTTGTCTTAATAAGAACGGTAAGCCGTGGGTTGGAGTGGGCACTTTTTATATACCAACGGATTCTGAAAATATAGTTGAATCAAAATCATTTAAATTATATCTTAATTCTTTTAATAACTTTGTTGTTGAATCAATAGAAGAATTAGAACGAATTATCTTGCAGGACCTAAGTAATGTTACACATGCTAAAGTAACAGGAAAGATATTTCCTATAAATACAAAAATAGAATTTGGTATTCCAAGCGGTAAAAATATCGATTATTTAGATATAGAATGTAATAATTATGGTCCACCCGATAATAGTTTAATTGAGTATGAAGATGTTTTGGTAGAAGAGGAGATTAATTCTAATTTACTAAAATCAAATTGCTTAGTAACCGGTCAGCCGGATTGGGGTACAATCGTTATAAAATATCAAGGAAAAAAGTTAAAACATGATGCTTTCCTAAAATATCTAATATCTTTTAGAAATTGTAATGAATTTGCGGAGCAGTGTGCCGAACGTATTTTTACAGATATTAAAAACACTATAAATCCTGATTTTCTTTCTATTTATATAGTATATACGCGACGTGGAGGGGTTGATATTTGTCCATATCGTTCTCTAGATCAAAATTATAATTTACCTAGCGATACACGACTTATTAGACAGTAA
- a CDS encoding cell cycle transcriptional regulator TrcR, which produces MNLQKTLPVLPKATAMWLIENTALTFKQIADFCGIHEFEIKGMADGEVAQSIKGLSPIANGQLTLEEIERCSKDPNTSLQISCSPANELMKNQKKQRAKYTPIARRQDKPDAIYWLLSNYPNIQDHQIIKLIGTTKTTIDAIRTRSHWNMNSIRPRDPVLLGICSQIDLNKIVEILKPIHPTKES; this is translated from the coding sequence ATGAATTTGCAAAAAACATTACCGGTTCTGCCAAAAGCCACGGCTATGTGGTTAATTGAAAATACTGCTTTAACTTTTAAACAAATTGCCGATTTTTGCGGCATTCATGAATTTGAAATAAAAGGTATGGCTGACGGTGAAGTAGCACAATCTATAAAAGGGTTAAGTCCAATTGCAAACGGTCAATTAACTTTAGAGGAAATTGAGCGTTGCAGTAAAGATCCTAATACTAGCTTGCAAATTTCATGTAGTCCAGCTAATGAGTTGATGAAAAATCAGAAAAAACAACGTGCTAAATACACCCCTATAGCAAGACGTCAAGATAAACCAGATGCTATATACTGGTTATTGTCTAATTATCCAAATATCCAAGACCATCAAATAATTAAACTAATAGGTACTACTAAAACTACTATCGATGCTATTAGAACGCGTAGCCATTGGAATATGAATTCTATTCGTCCTCGTGACCCTGTATTACTGGGAATCTGTAGTCAAATAGACCTAAATAAAATAGTAGAAATATTAAAACCTATACATCCTACAAAAGAATCATAA
- a CDS encoding OmpW family outer membrane protein, translating to MLRIVKKLGVILFVSSISINSFAKSYDIDSMLVYDTPYYENEGSLVFKVRLGGVFSSAKQNGLPPPTSTQPGSIGKIVENGYGADASTTIFFNNYLATELSLGFNVLRTKNISLTKVAHNYGFDAKLGKNKPIYMIPATIITQFHIAPYGGIRPYIGLGYHGSYMLTQATGLKIRNGHGAVGQIGVDLYAKDDTLINLDIKQFYLNPKLKYKPNLVGNKTVASKVKLDPLIVSIGIGFTF from the coding sequence ATGTTAAGAATAGTGAAAAAATTAGGGGTAATTTTGTTTGTATCCAGCATAAGCATTAATAGTTTTGCTAAAAGCTATGATATAGACTCTATGCTGGTATATGATACACCATATTATGAAAATGAAGGAAGTTTAGTTTTCAAGGTGCGTCTAGGCGGTGTTTTTTCAAGTGCTAAGCAAAATGGACTACCTCCTCCTACGTCTACTCAACCGGGTTCAATAGGAAAAATTGTAGAAAACGGTTATGGTGCTGATGCATCGACTACCATATTCTTTAACAATTATTTAGCGACTGAGTTATCACTTGGCTTTAATGTTCTACGTACCAAGAATATATCTCTTACAAAGGTTGCTCATAATTATGGTTTTGACGCTAAACTAGGAAAAAACAAACCAATTTATATGATTCCTGCAACGATTATAACACAGTTTCATATAGCTCCTTACGGTGGGATAAGACCATATATAGGTCTGGGTTATCACGGTTCTTATATGCTTACACAAGCTACCGGTCTTAAAATTAGAAACGGACATGGTGCCGTAGGACAAATAGGTGTAGATCTTTACGCTAAAGATGATACTTTAATCAATCTAGACATAAAACAATTTTACTTAAATCCCAAACTTAAATACAAACCGAATTTAGTAGGTAATAAAACCGTGGCCTCTAAAGTTAAGCTTGATCCTTTAATAGTTTCTATAGGTATAGGATTTACTTTTTAA
- a CDS encoding DMT family transporter, giving the protein MNNALKTYLTGIGWFLLSLVSSSANDVMSKYLGTRLHSFEVAFFRFFFSSIVLLPFVAYYGKNTLKTSRPFVHILRGLLLFFGMTAWTYGLTIAPVTTATVISFAIPLFTLILAVFFLSENIIWQRWVVTIVGFIGLVITLKPHAEDFNPEILYFVLAAISFAMLDIINKKFVIKESMISMLFYSAIVTAVVSLPVASQYWLTPSSFELVLLFVLGSSGSVILFFLLKAFSMIDATATAPYRYLELVISAIAAYLIFNEFPDKNTLNGAVIIIPATLFIIYSEKKNMSR; this is encoded by the coding sequence ATGAATAATGCATTAAAAACATATTTAACCGGTATAGGTTGGTTTTTACTTAGTTTAGTCAGTAGTAGTGCCAATGATGTAATGTCTAAATATCTTGGGACTCGTTTACATAGTTTTGAAGTAGCTTTTTTCCGTTTCTTTTTCAGTAGTATAGTTTTACTACCTTTTGTTGCTTACTACGGTAAAAATACCTTAAAGACAAGTCGTCCTTTTGTACATATATTAAGAGGATTATTATTATTTTTCGGTATGACTGCATGGACTTACGGTCTTACTATTGCTCCTGTTACTACCGCAACCGTCATAAGTTTTGCTATCCCTTTATTTACTTTAATACTTGCCGTATTTTTTCTTAGCGAAAATATTATTTGGCAAAGATGGGTGGTTACCATAGTAGGATTTATAGGGCTTGTTATTACGCTTAAACCGCATGCAGAGGATTTTAATCCCGAAATTTTGTATTTTGTATTAGCGGCTATTTCATTTGCTATGCTTGATATTATTAATAAAAAATTTGTAATAAAAGAATCAATGATTAGTATGTTATTTTATTCTGCAATAGTTACTGCTGTAGTATCGCTACCTGTAGCATCTCAGTATTGGCTAACTCCAAGTAGTTTTGAATTAGTTTTATTGTTTGTACTTGGTAGTAGTGGAAGTGTAATATTATTCTTCCTGCTTAAAGCCTTTTCTATGATAGATGCTACCGCTACTGCTCCTTATAGATATTTAGAACTTGTAATTTCAGCAATAGCAGCATATTTAATATTTAATGAATTTCCTGATAAAAACACACTCAATGGAGCAGTAATAATAATTCCGGCCACCTTATTTATAATATACTCTGAAAAAAAAAACATGAGCAGATAA
- a CDS encoding MFS transporter, translating into MNRSKLVFSSGIANTFEWYDYVLFGYFAPIIGAKFFPNDDANTSLLQAFLVFAIGYLARLLGGIFFGIIGDRFGRKVALTSALFCMSAPTVLIGILPTYHTIGITATVLMIIVRILQGFSIGGALTGSISFVIEHTSKYRGFTGSILMSSICSGLLLGAFVSYIVKNILTASQFDNFGWRIPFLLGFFILCAAFYIKKHTYETPNFKHLIEQKKILQSPLKKVITNHWFDILISIFINAPGSIIFYLTTIYLVSFLKISRNFTGDEVNSLASVCYVIMIAVTLLSGYLSDIIGRRIIFVINLVVIIVMTPFLLNNFENGDFTNVIISQFILAVLAASYIGPEPALQAEFYPTNIRNTALSISYNTATSIFGGTTPLVFEYLVQKTGHVTSAVYYTILSCIVALIALSFYKNRSLDKNIKS; encoded by the coding sequence ATGAATCGCAGTAAACTAGTATTTTCAAGTGGTATCGCCAATACTTTTGAATGGTATGATTATGTATTATTTGGTTATTTTGCACCTATAATCGGAGCGAAATTTTTCCCTAATGATGACGCTAATACTTCTTTACTACAAGCTTTTTTAGTTTTTGCTATAGGCTATTTAGCAAGACTGCTTGGAGGAATATTTTTTGGTATTATAGGTGATAGATTTGGGCGAAAAGTAGCCCTAACTAGTGCATTATTTTGTATGTCTGCTCCAACCGTATTAATTGGAATATTACCGACCTATCATACTATCGGCATTACTGCTACCGTATTAATGATTATTGTTAGAATTTTGCAAGGATTCTCGATTGGAGGAGCTTTGACAGGTTCTATTTCATTTGTTATTGAGCATACTAGCAAATACCGAGGCTTTACCGGTAGTATTTTAATGTCTAGTATATGCTCCGGTTTACTGCTCGGTGCTTTTGTTTCTTATATAGTCAAGAATATCCTAACAGCTTCGCAATTTGATAATTTTGGCTGGAGAATACCTTTTTTACTTGGTTTCTTTATTCTTTGTGCAGCATTTTATATTAAAAAACATACCTACGAAACACCGAATTTTAAACATCTAATAGAGCAGAAAAAGATTTTACAATCACCGTTAAAAAAAGTTATTACCAATCATTGGTTTGATATATTAATCTCAATTTTTATCAATGCTCCAGGTTCAATAATATTCTACCTCACTACAATTTACTTAGTATCATTCCTAAAAATCAGCCGTAATTTCACTGGAGATGAGGTAAATAGTCTCGCCAGTGTATGTTATGTGATAATGATAGCTGTAACTTTATTAAGCGGTTATCTATCAGATATTATAGGTCGCAGGATAATTTTTGTAATTAATCTTGTAGTAATTATTGTAATGACACCATTTTTACTTAATAATTTTGAGAACGGCGACTTTACAAACGTAATTATCTCACAATTTATATTGGCAGTACTTGCTGCTAGCTATATTGGTCCTGAGCCAGCATTGCAAGCAGAATTTTATCCTACAAATATACGTAATACCGCTCTCTCTATTTCATATAACACTGCTACAAGTATTTTTGGTGGTACTACGCCCCTTGTCTTTGAATACTTAGTACAAAAAACAGGTCATGTAACCTCGGCAGTTTATTACACTATATTAAGCTGCATTGTTGCATTGATCGCCTTATCTTTTTACAAAAATAGAAGTTTAGATAAGAATATTAAAAGCTAA
- the secG gene encoding preprotein translocase subunit SecG, giving the protein MIDIFLFVHIIIAILLIIVILMQRSGSDGISSISGGNNMGVVSAKTVGNFLTKSTIILTILFLINAIVLANLSAKKKSDLVSKINQIEENQAENSLPIAK; this is encoded by the coding sequence ATGATAGACATATTTCTTTTTGTACATATTATTATTGCAATATTGTTAATTATAGTTATTCTGATGCAGCGTAGCGGATCAGATGGAATTAGTAGTATAAGCGGTGGTAATAATATGGGAGTGGTCAGTGCTAAAACAGTTGGTAATTTTCTTACTAAAAGCACTATAATACTTACTATATTATTTTTAATAAATGCAATAGTACTTGCCAACCTTTCAGCAAAAAAGAAATCTGATTTAGTTTCTAAGATTAATCAAATTGAAGAAAATCAAGCCGAAAATAGTTTACCTATAGCTAAATAA